The Streptomyces bacillaris sequence CCGCACCCGCTCCGGGGCGAAGGTGGACCGCCCCGTCCACCCCCGGCCCTCCGCGTCCCAGCCCTCCCCGCTGTTCGGGTAGACCACGGCCGGCTTGCCGGTGACCTCCGCCGCCACCCGCACCGCCTCCTCCGCCTCGGCCGGGTCGCAGCAGTTGACCCCGACGGCCACCGCCCGGTCCCGCCCGGCGACCACCGCGAACGCCTCCTCCAACGGCTGCCCGGCCCGGGTCCGGCCGCCCGCCACGCTGTACGAGAGCCAGTACGGCAGCCCGGTCTCCTCGGCCACCCGCACCACCGCCTCGGCCTCGTCGATGTCCGGCACCGTCTCCAGCGCCAGCACGTCCGGCCCCGCCTCCGCGAACGCCGCCATCCGGGGGCGGTGGAACCGCTCCAGCTCCCGAACCGCGAGCCCGTACCGCCCCCGGTACTCGCTGCCGTCCGCGAGCATCGCCCCGTACGGGCCGACCGAGGCGGCGACCCAGACCTCCCGCCCCGGATCGGCCCGGCGGGCGGCACCAGCCGCCCGCCGGGCCAGCTCCACGCTGCGGGCGAGCAGCGCCCGGGCCCGCTCCGGCCCGATCCCCCAGTGCGCGAAACCCTCGAACGTGGCCTGGTAGCCGGAGGTGATGAGCACCTGTGCCCCGGCCCGCAGATACGCCAGGTGGGCGGCCTCGATCTGTTCCGGCGCGTCGGCCAGCAGCCGGGCCGACCAGAGCGCGTCGGAGAGGTCGCACCCCTGGGCCTCCAGCTGGTTGGAGAGCCCGCCGTCCAGCAGGACGGGTCCCTCCGCCAGCGCTTCGGCCACCGTACGGCCGGAACTCATGTCATCTCCTCCTCGTCCCTTTCCCGGGGCCGGATGCGGTGCCGGTCCGGCCGGGAGCGGTCTCAGTTCAGCTGGGACTGGATCTGCGAGGAGATCAGCTCCAGGTGGTCCAGGTCGGCCAGGTCGAGGACCTGGAGGTAGATCCGGGACGAGCCGATCTCCGCGTACCGGCCGATCTTGTCGACCACCTCGGCGGGCGAGCCGGCCAGCCCGTTGGCCTTCAGCTCCGCCACCTCCCGGCCGATGGCCGCCGCCCGCCGGGCCACCTCGGCGTCGTCCTTGCCGGTGCAGACGACCAGGGCGTTGGAGTACACCAGGTCGTCCGGCTCGCGCCCGAACGCCTTGGCCGCCGCCCGGACGCGGCCGAACTGCTTCTCGCTGTCCTCCAGCGAGGCGAAGGGGATGTTGAACTCGTCCGCGTACTGCGCGGCGAGGCGCGGGGTGCGGGTCGCGCCGTGGCCGCCGACCAGGATGGGCACCTTGGGCTGGGCGGGCTTCGGGAGCGCGGGCGAGTCGGTGAGCTGGTAGTAGGTGCCGTCGTAACTGAAGGTCTTGCCGATCTCCGTCGCCCAGAGGCCGGTGATGATCGCCAGCTGCTCCTCCAGCCTGCCGAACTTCTCTTTCGGGAACGGGATGCCGTAGGCCTTGTGCTCCTCCTCGAACCAGCCCGCGCCCAGGCCCAGTTCGACCCGGCCGCCGGACATCCGGTCCACCTGCGCCACCTGGATGGCGAGCACGCCGGGAAGCCGGAAGGTGCCCGCCGTCATCAGGGTGCCGAGCCGGATCCGCTTGGTCTCACGGGCCAGGCCGGCCAGGGTGATCCAGGCGTCGGTCGGTCCGGGCAGGCCGTCGCCGGAGCCCATGCGGAGATAGTGGTCGGAGCGGTAGAAGGCGTCGAAGCCGAGGTCCTCGGTGGCCTTGGCGACGGTGAGCAGGGTGTCGTAGTCGGCCCCTTGCTGGGGCTCGGTGAAGATGCGAAGATCCATGCCCCCCATCCTGCCCCTTTCAGCGGCGGCGCTCCCTCAGGACCCCGCCGCCGACGGGGCCGGGCCGCGTATCCCGCCGTAGGGGCCGTCGCGCTCCCGCTCCCGCTCGCCCAGCCGTCTCAGCAGCCCGTGCACCCGGTCCAGCGACTCGTCGGCGGCGTCCATGGCCTCGATGCACTGCCAGTAGAGACCGTCCTCCCCCGTGTCGCAGGCCACCGAGACGAGCGCGATGCCCGCCTCTCCGAGGAGCAGCGCCAGGCCCGTCAGGGCCGCCCGCACATCGGTGATCCCGGAGAGCTGTGCCGCCCGGGTGCCCCGGCCGAGGACCGCCGGATGGTCCGGCGCCGGGCACCCGCCGCCGATCTCACCGAGGGCCCGCGCCTCCCCCCGTAACTCCATCGGGCCGAGCAGCGCCAGCCGGCTGCCGACCGTCCGCGCGAGGGCCTGTGCCTGCCAGGCCTCCGCCATGACCTCCAGCGCGCCCCGGCTCTCCGCCAGGGCCCGCCGCCCGCTCTCGATGAGTCGCTCCGCTTCCATGCCAGGTCTCCCCCGTCGTGCCTGCCGTCACACAACCCTGCTCTCCTCTTTCATTACCCACAGTGAGGTAGATGGCACCGGAAGGCCAGAGGAAATCGGAAATCTGTGGACACAAAATCGATTGTGGATAACTCGATCACTCCGAAGAGTGACGATCCCGGGTTTCCGGAGAGTCCGGGCCGGGGTCCGGAGCGGGGGCAGGGACGGGGAAGCGTTCCTCGTTCCGCTCGATCTTGGCCGCCAGCGCCCGCAGCGGGTCGATGCCCAACTCCGCGCAGAACTGGAGGAGATAGGCGAGCACATCGGCGACCTCGTCGGTCACGCGATGGGCCTGTCCGGGCTCGTCCATGATCCGCGCGGACTGTTCGGGCGTCAGCCACTGGAAGATCTCCAGCAGTTCGGAGGCTTCGACGCTCAGGGCCGCCGCCAGGTTCTTCGGGGTGTGGTACTGCCCCCAGTCCCGGGCCGCCGCGAACGCGACCAGCCGGCGCTGGAGTTCTGTCACATCGAGTTCCGTCACGGCCCCAGGTCTACCACCGCCGCCCCGGACGCCCACAGGGGCGTCCGGTGGCGGGGCCATGGCGTTCGGGGCCGGAGCCGGGGTGGCGCGGGCGCTACGCCTGGGTGAGGCCCGCGGGCGTGACCCCTTCGACCTCCATGCCCTCCGGGGCGAGGAGGAAGACGTTCCGGTCGACGCGGTGCATACCGCTGCCGAGCCCGAAGACCACACCGCTGCTGAAGTCGAGAATCCGCTTGGCCACGTCCGTCTCCGCCGCCGTCAGGTCGAGCAGCACCGGCACCTGGGCGACCAGGTACTCCGCGACCTCGCGGGCGTCCGCGAAGACCTGCACCCGCAGCACCACTAGGCGGCGCTGCTCGGCCGCGCGTTCGTCCGGGACCGTGCGGTGGTCGATCCGGGACGGCCACTCGTCGCGGCCGCGCAGGGGTACGACCTGGGCCAGCCCCTCCCACTGTTCGTCGGTGGCGTCATATCTGTCGTACCTGTCGTACCTGCTCACAGGGCCACCCCGTCGTCGAGCCGGGCGGGTCCGCGCCGGCTGCACTCACTGTTCATCGGCCAATCCTCTCCTCCCTCACCCGTTCGGCGTACCAGCGACACGGCGAAGGGCCGGATCGAGTCGCTCCCGCACCGGGCCGGGACCGCGCTCACACCGTGACGACCTGAACCCCCGCCTCACCGAGCCGGTCCTTGGCGGCCGCCGGGATACGGGAGTCGGTGACCAGCACATCGATCCGCCCGAGGTCGCAGACCCGGGCGAAGGCCCGCTTGCCGATCTTCGAGGAGTCGGCCGCCACCACCACCCGCTGGGCCCGCTCCGCGAGGAGCCGGTTGACGCTCGCCTCGCCCTCGTGGTGGACGTAGGCGCCGCGTTCGAGGTCGATGGCGTTGACCCCGAGGACGGCGACGTCGAGCGTGATCTCGTTCATCACCCCGACGGCGAGCGGGCCGGTCAGTTCGTACGACTGCGGTCTGGCCACCCCGCCCGTGACGACCATCTTGATCTGCGGCCGGATCGCCAGCTCGCTCGCGATGTTGAGCGCGTTGGTCACGACGGTGAGCGTCGGCGGCCCGCCCGCGACCGCCGTCTCACCGACGACATCGGGGCGGACCGCCAGCGCCCGGGCCACCTCGGTCACCGTCGTACCGCCGGTCAGACCGACCACCTCACCGACGGCGACGAGTTCGGAGACCGCGCGGCCGATCGCCTGCTTCTCGGGGGCGTGGCGGCCGGTCTTGTAGCGGAGCGCCAGTTCGTACGAGACCCCGTGCGCGACCGCCCCGCCCCGGGTGCGGGTGAGCAGGTGCTGTTCGGCGAGCTGGTCCAGGTCGCGGCGGATGGTCGCGGCCGACACGGCGAGCGCGGCCGCCGCCTCCTCGACCTCCACCCTGCCGTGCTTGCCGACCAGTTCCAGCAGCGCGTCCCACCGGGCGTCCCTGGCCACGTACCTCTCCTCATCCGTCCGGCGCCGGGCTCCGCGCTTCCCGGGAGCGCGGTCGCCGGCGGCGTGCCGGACCGCCGCCAGCCTCGCACAGCCGCCCCGGGAAACGGCTCCGCGCCCCCGCCACCGGCCCCGGTCGGCGGGGCGGGGTCACGGCTGAGGGAGGATGGCGGCAGGGGCGCGGCCGATCCCCTCCGCGCGCCCCGCACCCCCCGAGCGCCCCACGCCCCCCGAGCGCCCTACGCCCCCCATGCCGGAGAGCCCATGCACCTCGCACTGTCAGCCGTCGCCGCCGCCGAGGGGCCCCAGGGAGGCATCGCGGGGTGGGCCACCGGGCTGGTCGAGACGTTCGGCGGGCCGGGGGCGGGGTTCGCCATCGCCCTGGAGAACCTGTTCCCCCGCTGCCGAGCGAGATCATCCTGCCGCTGACCGGGTTCGCCGTGGCGCAGGGGGTGCTCAGTCTGGCCTCCGCCCTGTTCTGGACGACGCTCGGCTCGGTCGTGGGGGCGGTCGCGCTGTACGGGCTCGGGGCCGTGTTCGGCCGGGAGCGGATGCACGCCCTGTGGGCCAAGCTGCCGCTGGTCAAGGCCTCCGACCTGGTGCGTACGGAGGAGTGGTTCGCACGGCACGGCACCAAGGCGGTCCTGCTGAGCCGCATGATGCCGGTCTTCCGGAGCCTGATCTCCGTGCCCGCGGGTGTGGAGCGCATGCCGCTGCCGGTGTTCGTGGCACTGACGACGGCGGGCAGCCTGGTGTGGAACACCGTGCTGGTGCTGGCGGGTTACTGGCTCGGGGACAGCTGGGACGTGGTCGGGACGTACGTCGGCATCATGTCCAAGGTCGTGCTCGGGGCGGCGGTGCTGTCGGTGACCTGGTACGTGGTGACGCGCCTCCGGGGCCGTAACGGCTCCCGACGCGGCGAGGAGTGACGGCCCGGGCCCCGGCACGCCGCCGCCCGGCCCTGCGCGGCCCGTCGCGTACGGCTCCGCACACACCACCGTCGCGCACGGCCCCGCGCACCCCGTCGCGCACGGCATCACGCGCCCCGGTCGCCCCGGCGCACCATCCCCGGCCCCAGGGCGGCGGCCGGGGCGCGGCGGTGCGGTCAGGACTCCTCGAAGTAGGCGTCCAGGACGGCGTCCAGCTCGGCCGGCCACTCCTTGAGCTGGGCCCGGCTCGCCGCCTCGACCTCGGCGTTGAACCAGCGCCGGGTCGACAGGTGCACGGTCACGGTGAACCGGCGGCCGAAGCGGGCCGGGTGCATCTCCACCGCGCCGATCTCGGCCCAGTCGAACTCGGCCTCCTGGTCGTCCAGCGTGAACCGGACGCCTTCCCGGGCCACCCGGATCGAACCGCGGCGGTCACTGATCTCGAAGACCGGACCGTCCTCGGCGCCCTCCGCTTCCGCTGCGCCCTCCGCTTCCGCTTCCGGGCCCTGTACCGATTCCGCCTCCGCGTCCGCTTCGCCGTCGGCGTCGGTGGCTGCCCCCGGCGCCTCCTCCACCTCCGGCTCCGGCTCCGTCTTCGGGTCGGCCTCCGCTTCCGGTTCGGTCTTCCGGGGCGCGGCGGGCGCCGCCAGGCCGGGGAGGGGGATGAACGCCGGGTCGGTGCCTGCGGCGAACTCGGGCTTCTTGTTCGAATCTATGCTCTGCTCCACGGCGGGCAGTATGGTCGACGAACCTGTACGTGACCAGTCGTCACCGTCTCCGGCGCCCCGATCCGGGCGCCTCCTCCGCGCTCCGCGGCCGAACTCCCTTGATACGGAACGAAGAAGCCGGGGAGGAGCTCTGTCCGCCCACATCAATATAAAGTTAGCCTTGCCTAATCACGACATCCTGTCTCTGATAGCGGCAGAGCTGTGCCGAGGTATGCCAGGAGGAGGCGCGAGCGGACGGATCACGACGACGGCCCGCAGGGGGAGCCGGAACAGAGCGCGGAGAAGAACGGGGCGACGGCGGACCGGGCGAAAGCCGAAGCGCGCGCCGCGCGGGCCGCGCTCTCCTCGATGCTCGCGCCGGTCCGGGCCCGCACCCGCCTCGCCATGGGCCTCCAGATCGTGGCACGCACCGGCCGACCAGGAGGTGCCGTTCCCGGCGGCCGAGGCGACCGCGGCGCTCCTCCCCGCCGCCCGGCTGACGGAGAAGCGGGAGCCGGACCACATCCCGAGCGAGGAGACCCTGCGGGAGCTGTTCGCGGAGTTGGGGGACGACAGGCCCTAGGCGGGTCCGGCCTCCGTGGCGGTGCGGAAGAGTTCGGCCTCGTACGCCGGGAGCGCGGCCAGGAGCGCGTCGCGGCGGGCGTCCGGGGTGCCGGGGGCGGGCGCCGGGAGGCCGTGCGACAGGGCCCAGAGGGGGCGGAGCGCGGCGCCGCGGCGGCACTTGGCCTCGAAGGACTCCATGCCCAGCTCAAGGCGGTCGAGCCCGGACTCGTGGCAGTAGCGCAGCGGTTCGTAGACGGCGAGCTGCGCGTACTCGGCGGCGCCGGGCAGCCGGTCGTAGTCGAAGCCGACCACGCGCACGGCGAGCGAGCGGCCGTGGCGGTAGGCGAGGCAGAAGCCGATGGTCCGGTCGTCGTCCGGGGTACGGCAGAGGAAGACCACCGAGGAGTCCTGGAGGTGCTCGGCCTGGCGGCGCAGCAGGGAGGTCATCTGCTCGGCGCTGTGGTCGTGGCCGTACCGCTGCTGGACGTTGGCGAGCAGCGGGCCGAGGGTGTCGACGTGCTCCGCCAGGGTGGCCCGGACGATACGGAGCCCGCTCTCGGTGAACGCGCGCAGTTCGCGGCGGGCGTTGGTGCGGCGCTGTTTGGCGGGCAGGGCGGCGATGTGGGCGTCGAGCCCGCCCTCGGGCACCGCGATCGAGCAGTCGGCCCCGATCAGCCGGGCCGCCACCGCGCCGTGTCCGGCGGCGGAGAGGGCGGTACGGACGGTCCCGGCGTCCTCGCCGGTCAGATACGGCCACCACCAGCGGCCCTGTGCGGCGGGGCGCCAGGCGGCCGCCGCGTCGATCAGCGCCCCGAGCGCGGCGCCCCGCCGCGCGGGGGTGAGCCCCGGGGCGGCCAGGGGGCCGCTGAGGTAGCCGCGTCTGCCTCCGAGGGTCAGCACGTCCGCGCGGTCGAGGTCGGGGAAGACCCGCTCGGGGACGTACCGTTCGTTGTTCTCGCGCGGCGACCAGTGGGCGACGAGCCCGGCGACCGGGCGGGCCGTTCCGTCGTCCCCGCCGCTGCCCGCGCTCGCGGTGCTTTCGGTGCTTTCGGCGACCAGGTAGCGGGCCTCGGCGACGTGGTCGGTGTCGCTGAACTCCAGCCAGGGCGCGCCGCAGTAGAACGGCGTGGGGGCGGCCAGGAGGTCCCACTCCCGGTGCGCGCGGGGCGAGTCGGCGGCGCGGACCGTGACGGGGGCGTGGGTGGCGGTGTGCGGGTGGGGGGCCATGGCACTCATCCCGGGGTCGGTGCGGCGGACGCCGCTTCTGCGGGCGCGGGGGCGGAGGGGCGGCGTTCCAGGAGCGGTACGACGGGCCCGGCCAGCAGCGCGGCGGCCACGAAGACCACGGCCAGCGCCAGCCATCCGGCACTGCCGACGCCGAGGACCAGGGCCACCACCAGCGGGCCCGCCATGTCCTGCGCCGATGTGCCCAGGCCGAAGAGCGACAGATAGGTGGTGCGGCGGTTCTCGGGGGCATAGGCGTACGAGAGTTCCCAGCCGCCTGCGGCCTGCCAGAGTTCACCGGCGGTGAGCGCGACGCAGGAGAGGATCACGGCGCCGATCGCCACGGCGGGTGCGGCTCCGGCGGGCACGGCGAGCAGCGCGGCGCAGACGGCGAGCGCGAGCCCGGCCCGGCGCAGGGCGCGCGCACCGCTCCGGGGTTCGGTGACGCCCCGGGCGAAGGGCACCTGGAGGGCGATCGCCAGCACGGTGTTGACCAGCACCAGGAACGGCACGAGGGCGTCGGGCACGTCCGAGTGGTGGGTCACCCAGAGCGGCAGCCCCACCGCCAGCAGCGTCATGTGGAGGGCGAGCACCGCGTTGAGCGCGGTGAGACAGACGTAACGCCAGTCCCGTACGGCGCCGAAGGCGGCGAGCGGGCTGCGGACGGTGACGGGACGCGGCGCGGCGGCGAGCCGGAGCCGGGCCACCGGCACGGCCGCGGCGACGAAGGCGACGGCGTTGCCCAGGAGCACGCCCCGGTTGAGCCAGACGCCGTCCGCGAGCAGCAGCGGGGCGGCGGCCAACGCGCCCAGGGAGAAGCCGACGTTCCGTACGGTACGGATCACGGCCATCATGCGCGTCCGGTCGCCCTCGTCCGCGAGGGTGCCGACCAGGGCCTGGGTGACGGGTGCGGTGATGCTCTGGGCGGCCGCCTGACAGGCCGCCACGACGGTGAAGGCGACCGGCCCCTGGACGAAGGCGAGACCGACGAAGCACAGGGCACGCCAGAGCAGCGCCCCGACCAACGTGGCGCGGGCCCCGAAGCGGTCCGCGACCGCTCCCAGGGGCAGCAGCGCGGCGAGGCCGAAGGCGGCGGCGAGGGCGAGGCCGGTACCGAGCTGGGTGGGGGTCAGTCCGGCCTGGCGGGTGAAGAAGACGGCGGCGCCCGCGAGGAAGAGGCCGGTGCCGAAGGCGCTCAGCAGGGTGGAGAGCGCGAAGACCCGCCCGGCCCGGGTGGCGGGGACGTAGGCGTCGAGCACCTTGCGCACGGCGGGGCTCACCGGGGTTCACCGGCCGGTGCGGCCAGGCCGAAACGCACGGCCGCCGCGGCGCGTTCCGCCGTGCGGGCCGCCTCCTGGGGGGTCGTGCCGGTGGCGAGGACATGGCCCGCCCGCTGCCAGGAGTTGGTGACCGGCCCGATCCCGGTGCCCTCGCGGAGCGCGACCGCCACCCGCTGCACGCCGTCCAGCGCTTCGGCGTCGGTGACCCCGGAGACCGAACGGACCACGGCACCGGGGGCGGCGGGCGTGGGCAGGAAGCGGATCGCCGCGCCCTGTGCGGCGGGGCGGGGCGGGCGGGGGCCGTCGCCGGAGAGCAGGGCGAGCAGCCCGGCCAGCAGGCCTTCGCCGCCGTACGCCAGGTCGACGAGGTCGGGTATGTGGTCGCCGGGCAGGCGGCCCGCGCACTCGATCAGGTGCGGGCGGCCGTCGGAGAGCACCCACTCGGCGTGGAGGACGCCGGTCGAGAAGCCGACGGCGGCCACGAGTTCGGCCGTGGCGTGGGCCAGGGCCTCCCGTGCGGCGCCTCCGGGGCCGTCCTCGGGGGCGGGGACGGTATGGCCCAGCTCGACGGGGTAGGGCCCGGGCAGCACCTGCTTGGCGGTCACGTTGAGGAAGCCGACCACGCCTTCGTGGACCAGTGCCTCGACGCTCACCTCCGGGCCGTCGAGCCGCTCCTCGACCAGGTAGCGGGCGGTGTCGGCGTAGTGGACGCGGAGGCGGGGCTCGTCGGCGGCGACGGTGTGCCGCCAGGCCTCGGCGGTGTCGTCCCCGGGGTCCATGAGCACGACGCCGAGGCTGGCCTGCCGGTTGGCCGGCTTGAGCACGCAGCGGCCACCGTGCCGGGCGCGCAGGGCATCGACATCGGCCGGTCCGGTGGCCTCGGTGAACGCGGGCTGGGGGACGTCCCGCCGGGCGGCGGCGCGGCGCAGGGCCAGTTTGTCCCGCAGCAGCCGGGCCGCTTCGGTGCCCGCGCCGGGCAGGCCCCAGGCGGCGGCGAGGGCCGCCGCGGCGACCACCCCGTACTCGACGGCGGGCATCACCGCGCGCACGCCGGGCGGGCGCGGGACGAGGGAGGCCAGTTCACCGGCGCGGGCCTCGTCCTGGGTGGGCGCGGCCAGCACCCCGGCGACACAGCGGTGGCCGGCCGCGGCGGTGCGGACGTCCCGGGCCCGGATGACGTGCGGCTCCTCCACGACGAGGACGCTGCCGGGCGGCAGGAGGCGGTCGACCTCGGCCATGAGCTGGGCGCTGTAGCCGACCAGGACGTGGGTGACGCCATCGGGGACGGGGCGGACGGTGGGCGTGGGCGTGGCGCTCATGAGGCGACCGCCTCGGCGACGGGGCGGGCGGGGGCCACGGATGCGGCGTGGTCCGGTGTCGGGGGCCGCGGGTCGGTGGCGTCCGGAGCGGTCCTGTCGGGGACGGTGCTGTCCGGGGCCGCGCTCGCCGGGGGACCTTCAGGTCGCGTGCTCTCCGGACCCGTACCGTCCGGGCCCGTGCCGTCCGGCCGTGTACGGATGCGGTACGCGGCTCGTACCGTTGCGAGCCGTTCGCGGACCTCCTCCTCGGTGTCCGCGCCCACGTGGACGAACCCGGCCGCCGACGCCGAGTAGATGTGCCCCGCGATCCGGTCACCGACCCGCTGGTGGAGCACGACGTCCAGGACGCCGGGCAGCGCGGCCAGTTCGGCCTCCGTGCTCAGCTCGGTGATGGTGCCCGGGCGCAGGGCGAGCCCGCAGTGCCCCACGTAGCGGGCGTCGGTACGGGCCGGTGCCGGGGTGCCGTCGGGGAAGGGCGGCAGGCCCAGGGACGTACGGACGCAGGCGTCCACCAGGTCGACGCCGCTGCGCAGATGGATCGCGGCCGGGATGGCACCGCCGCCGGGACGGCAGGCCACCTCGGAGACGCGCAGCCCGTCGGGCGTGCCGAACACCTCCAGGTGGGTCACGCCGGAGCGCAGGCCGAGCGCCGCGACGGCGGCGGCGTGCAGCTCCGCGACGGCCCGGTGTTCGGGGTGGTCGGACGGGAGCTGGTACGAACCGTAGGGGTCGCCCTGCCCGATCCGGCCGAGGACGGGTTCCAGGTAGCGCGAGGTCACGACGGACCGCACCGCGCCGTCGTGGACCACCCCGTCGCAGTGGTACTCGACGAGGATGTCGGCGCGGCGCTCGACGACGGCCGTGGGGTTGCGGGGGCGGGGGCTGCCGCCTCCGGCGAGCCAGGCGTCCAGTTCGGCCGCGTCGGCGACGACGGCGACGTCCTTGCTGCCTCCCCCGTAGGCGGGTTTGACCACCACGGGCCAGCCGAACTCCACCGCCCGCGCCCGGACCTGGGCGTCGCTGTGCGCTCCGGCGAAGGGCATCAGGGGCAGCCCGGCGGCGGCCAGCCGCTGTTTCATGGCGTGCTTGTTGGTGAAGAGGGTCGCCGTGGTGAAGTCCGGTCCGGGCAGCCCGAGGACGGTGCGCACGTATCCGGCGGCGGGGAGGCCCACCTCGTACGGGGCGAGCACGCCGTCCAGCGGGTGGCGGCCCGCGATCCGCCAGGCGGCGGCGAGGACCTCGTCCACGTCGTGGACGGAGCCGACGGTCTCCACGGCCACGCCGTCGGGGTAGCGGGCGGTGTGGCCGTGTTCGGTGATGATGCTGAGCCGGTCCAGGAGCGGGTGGTCGAGCAGCCGGGCCGCGGGGACCCGCGCCCCGGAGCAGATGAGGACGGCGTGTGCCACGGTCAGTTCTCCTTGAGTCCGGCGCGCAGGTGGTCGAGGAACGAGGCGGCGAGGGTCTCCAGCCGCTCCGGGGAGAGCAGCCCCTGACGGGTGTGCAGGTCGAGCGCGACCATCTCGCCCGCGCGCCGCAGGTAGCCCATGAGGTCGAACTTCACCTCGCAGCCGAGATCCCGGTGGGCGGGGGCGCACAGCGCCGCGGCCTGGTCCGCGGGGGCCTCGACCAGCGAGATGAAGACCGTGGTCAGCGGGAAGCGGTCGTCGTCCGGCTCGGCGCCGATGTCGGCCATGACCTCGTCGTACTGGTAGTCCTGGTGCTCCATCGCGAGGACCGTACGGTCCTGGAGGGCCCGCACCAGGGCGGCGAAGGTCGCCGCCTCGCCGCGCCGGGCACGGATGCCGACCAGGGAGATGAAGTTGCCCACCAGGTTGCTGAACTCGGGGCGGGTGCGGCCGGCGGCCGGGGTGCCGATCAGCAGGTCCTCGCGCCGGTAGAGGTCGTGGGCCATGAGGGTGTAGGCGGCGAAGTAGACGGAGAACGGCGTGGTGCCGCGGTCGCGGCAGAACGCGGCCACCTCGGCGCGCAGGTCGTCGGGGACCGGGAACTGGTGGGCGATGCCGCGCGCCGCGTCCGCCACCCCGTCGCGCGCGGGCAGCAGCGGGCGCTCGTACGGCTCGGTGAACACCTGCTGCCAGTAGCGGCGGTGGGGTGCGAGGGCCTCGGGGTCGGTGGCGAGCCGCTCGCGCCAGGCGATGTAGTCGCGGTAGCCGATGGGGAGTTCGGGCAGCTCCCGCTCGGCGCCGGTGAGCAGCAGCGTCAGCTCCTGGTGCAGGAGCCGTTGGCTGTAGCCGTCGGAGACCATGTGGTGCACGTTCCACAGGAGGGTGGCGCGGTCGCCGTGGTGGAGCAGCAGGGTGGTGCGGAAGAGCGGCGCGTGGTCGATCACGATGGGGGTGTTGGCTCCCTCGATGCGCAACTCCTCC is a genomic window containing:
- the mmuM gene encoding homocysteine S-methyltransferase encodes the protein MSSGRTVAEALAEGPVLLDGGLSNQLEAQGCDLSDALWSARLLADAPEQIEAAHLAYLRAGAQVLITSGYQATFEGFAHWGIGPERARALLARSVELARRAAGAARRADPGREVWVAASVGPYGAMLADGSEYRGRYGLAVRELERFHRPRMAAFAEAGPDVLALETVPDIDEAEAVVRVAEETGLPYWLSYSVAGGRTRAGQPLEEAFAVVAGRDRAVAVGVNCCDPAEAEEAVRVAAEVTGKPAVVYPNSGEGWDAEGRGWTGRSTFAPERVRAWTGAGARLVGGCCRVGPEHIEELAALLGAGPGAGPSAGHGGDGAPHS
- a CDS encoding LLM class F420-dependent oxidoreductase; this translates as MDLRIFTEPQQGADYDTLLTVAKATEDLGFDAFYRSDHYLRMGSGDGLPGPTDAWITLAGLARETKRIRLGTLMTAGTFRLPGVLAIQVAQVDRMSGGRVELGLGAGWFEEEHKAYGIPFPKEKFGRLEEQLAIITGLWATEIGKTFSYDGTYYQLTDSPALPKPAQPKVPILVGGHGATRTPRLAAQYADEFNIPFASLEDSEKQFGRVRAAAKAFGREPDDLVYSNALVVCTGKDDAEVARRAAAIGREVAELKANGLAGSPAEVVDKIGRYAEIGSSRIYLQVLDLADLDHLELISSQIQSQLN
- a CDS encoding DUF6099 family protein; protein product: MEAERLIESGRRALAESRGALEVMAEAWQAQALARTVGSRLALLGPMELRGEARALGEIGGGCPAPDHPAVLGRGTRAAQLSGITDVRAALTGLALLLGEAGIALVSVACDTGEDGLYWQCIEAMDAADESLDRVHGLLRRLGERERERDGPYGGIRGPAPSAAGS
- a CDS encoding nucleotide pyrophosphohydrolase, producing MTELDVTELQRRLVAFAAARDWGQYHTPKNLAAALSVEASELLEIFQWLTPEQSARIMDEPGQAHRVTDEVADVLAYLLQFCAELGIDPLRALAAKIERNEERFPVPAPAPDPGPDSPETRDRHSSE
- a CDS encoding cell division protein SepF, with protein sequence MSRYDRYDRYDATDEQWEGLAQVVPLRGRDEWPSRIDHRTVPDERAAEQRRLVVLRVQVFADAREVAEYLVAQVPVLLDLTAAETDVAKRILDFSSGVVFGLGSGMHRVDRNVFLLAPEGMEVEGVTPAGLTQA
- a CDS encoding DeoR/GlpR family DNA-binding transcription regulator translates to MARDARWDALLELVGKHGRVEVEEAAAALAVSAATIRRDLDQLAEQHLLTRTRGGAVAHGVSYELALRYKTGRHAPEKQAIGRAVSELVAVGEVVGLTGGTTVTEVARALAVRPDVVGETAVAGGPPTLTVVTNALNIASELAIRPQIKMVVTGGVARPQSYELTGPLAVGVMNEITLDVAVLGVNAIDLERGAYVHHEGEASVNRLLAERAQRVVVAADSSKIGKRAFARVCDLGRIDVLVTDSRIPAAAKDRLGEAGVQVVTV
- a CDS encoding GNAT family N-acetyltransferase, which gives rise to MSAMAPHPHTATHAPVTVRAADSPRAHREWDLLAAPTPFYCGAPWLEFSDTDHVAEARYLVAESTESTASAGSGGDDGTARPVAGLVAHWSPRENNERYVPERVFPDLDRADVLTLGGRRGYLSGPLAAPGLTPARRGAALGALIDAAAAWRPAAQGRWWWPYLTGEDAGTVRTALSAAGHGAVAARLIGADCSIAVPEGGLDAHIAALPAKQRRTNARRELRAFTESGLRIVRATLAEHVDTLGPLLANVQQRYGHDHSAEQMTSLLRRQAEHLQDSSVVFLCRTPDDDRTIGFCLAYRHGRSLAVRVVGFDYDRLPGAAEYAQLAVYEPLRYCHESGLDRLELGMESFEAKCRRGAALRPLWALSHGLPAPAPGTPDARRDALLAALPAYEAELFRTATEAGPA
- a CDS encoding MFS transporter, which produces MSPAVRKVLDAYVPATRAGRVFALSTLLSAFGTGLFLAGAAVFFTRQAGLTPTQLGTGLALAAAFGLAALLPLGAVADRFGARATLVGALLWRALCFVGLAFVQGPVAFTVVAACQAAAQSITAPVTQALVGTLADEGDRTRMMAVIRTVRNVGFSLGALAAAPLLLADGVWLNRGVLLGNAVAFVAAAVPVARLRLAAAPRPVTVRSPLAAFGAVRDWRYVCLTALNAVLALHMTLLAVGLPLWVTHHSDVPDALVPFLVLVNTVLAIALQVPFARGVTEPRSGARALRRAGLALAVCAALLAVPAGAAPAVAIGAVILSCVALTAGELWQAAGGWELSYAYAPENRRTTYLSLFGLGTSAQDMAGPLVVALVLGVGSAGWLALAVVFVAAALLAGPVVPLLERRPSAPAPAEAASAAPTPG
- a CDS encoding ATP-grasp domain-containing protein, with the protein product MSATPTPTVRPVPDGVTHVLVGYSAQLMAEVDRLLPPGSVLVVEEPHVIRARDVRTAAAGHRCVAGVLAAPTQDEARAGELASLVPRPPGVRAVMPAVEYGVVAAAALAAAWGLPGAGTEAARLLRDKLALRRAAARRDVPQPAFTEATGPADVDALRARHGGRCVLKPANRQASLGVVLMDPGDDTAEAWRHTVAADEPRLRVHYADTARYLVEERLDGPEVSVEALVHEGVVGFLNVTAKQVLPGPYPVELGHTVPAPEDGPGGAAREALAHATAELVAAVGFSTGVLHAEWVLSDGRPHLIECAGRLPGDHIPDLVDLAYGGEGLLAGLLALLSGDGPRPPRPAAQGAAIRFLPTPAAPGAVVRSVSGVTDAEALDGVQRVAVALREGTGIGPVTNSWQRAGHVLATGTTPQEAARTAERAAAAVRFGLAAPAGEPR